One window from the genome of Pseudomonas sp. L5B5 encodes:
- the queA gene encoding tRNA preQ1(34) S-adenosylmethionine ribosyltransferase-isomerase QueA, translated as MRVADFTFELPDSLIARHPLAERRGSRLLTLDGPTGALAHRQFTDLLEHLRPGDLMVFNNTRVIPARLFGQKASGGKLEILVERVLDSHRVLAHVRSSKSPKPGSKILIDGGGEAEMLARHDTLFELGFAEEVLPLLDRVGHMPLPPYIDRPDEGADRERYQTVYAQRLGAVAAPTAGLHFDQPLLDAIAAKGVETAFVTLHVGAGTFQPVRVERIEDHHMHHEWLEVGQDVVDAVAACRARGGRVVAVGTTSVRSLESAARDGVLKPFSGDTDIFIYPGRPFHVIDALVTNFHLPESTLLMLVSAFAGYPETMAAYRAAVENGYRFFSYGDAMFITRNPAPTAPKDLAPEETV; from the coding sequence ATGCGCGTTGCTGACTTTACTTTTGAGCTTCCCGATTCGCTGATCGCCCGCCACCCACTGGCCGAGCGTCGCGGTAGTCGCCTGCTGACCCTTGATGGGCCAACCGGTGCACTGGCCCACCGTCAATTCACTGATTTGCTTGAGCATTTGCGCCCGGGCGATCTGATGGTGTTCAACAATACCCGAGTGATTCCGGCCCGCCTGTTCGGCCAGAAGGCCTCCGGCGGCAAGCTGGAGATCCTGGTCGAGCGGGTGCTGGACAGTCACCGCGTGCTGGCCCATGTACGCTCCAGCAAGTCGCCCAAGCCGGGATCGAAGATCCTGATCGACGGCGGTGGCGAGGCCGAGATGCTGGCTCGTCACGACACCCTGTTCGAGCTGGGCTTTGCCGAGGAAGTGCTGCCGCTGCTGGATCGGGTCGGGCACATGCCGTTGCCTCCTTATATAGACCGCCCGGATGAAGGGGCAGACCGCGAGCGCTACCAGACTGTCTATGCCCAGCGTCTGGGTGCAGTGGCTGCGCCGACGGCGGGACTGCACTTCGACCAGCCGCTGCTGGATGCCATCGCTGCGAAGGGCGTGGAGACAGCGTTCGTCACCCTGCACGTGGGTGCCGGAACCTTCCAGCCCGTGCGGGTCGAGCGCATCGAAGATCACCACATGCATCATGAATGGCTGGAAGTCGGCCAGGACGTGGTGGACGCTGTGGCAGCGTGTCGGGCGCGTGGCGGGCGTGTGGTCGCAGTGGGCACCACCAGCGTACGTTCCCTGGAAAGTGCCGCCCGCGATGGCGTGCTCAAGCCGTTCAGCGGCGACACCGACATCTTTATCTACCCGGGCCGGCCGTTCCATGTGATCGATGCCCTGGTGACCAACTTCCACCTGCCGGAATCCACGCTGTTGATGCTGGTTTCGGCGTTCGCCGGTTATCCCGAGACCATGGCCGCCTATCGCGCCGCAGTGGAAAATGGATACCGCTTTTTCAGCTACGGTGATGCGATGTTCATCACCCGTAATCCCGCGCCAACCGCTCCCAAGGATCTGGCCCCCGAGGAAACTGTATGA
- the tgt gene encoding tRNA guanosine(34) transglycosylase Tgt, giving the protein MSFELLATDGKARRGRLTFPRGTVETPAFMPVGTYGTVKGMLPRDIEAIGAEIILGNTFHLWLRPGTEVIKAHGDLHDFMQWKGPILTDSGGFQVFSLGAMRKIKEEGVTFASPVDGAKVFMGPEESMQVQRDLGSDIVMIFDECTPYPADEDVARISMELSLRWAQRSKNAHGDNTAALFGIVQGGMHQDLRMRSLEGLDKIGFDGLAIGGLSVGEPKHEMIKVLDYLPGQMPADKPRYLMGVGKPEDLVEGVRRGVDMFDCVMPTRNARNGHLFIDTGVLKIRNAFHRHDDSPLDPTCDCYTCQNFSRAYLHHLDKCGEMLGSMLNTIHNLRHYQCLMAGLREAIQQGTLAAFVDSFYAKRGLPVPPLD; this is encoded by the coding sequence ATGTCCTTCGAGCTGCTAGCCACTGATGGCAAGGCTCGTCGCGGTCGCCTGACCTTCCCCCGCGGTACGGTGGAAACCCCGGCCTTCATGCCGGTGGGCACCTACGGCACGGTCAAGGGCATGCTGCCGCGTGACATCGAGGCCATTGGTGCCGAGATCATCCTCGGCAACACTTTCCATCTGTGGCTGCGTCCGGGTACGGAAGTGATCAAGGCCCACGGCGACCTGCATGACTTCATGCAGTGGAAGGGGCCGATTCTTACCGATTCTGGCGGCTTCCAGGTGTTCAGCCTGGGTGCCATGCGCAAGATCAAGGAGGAGGGCGTGACCTTCGCCTCGCCGGTGGACGGCGCCAAGGTGTTCATGGGGCCGGAAGAGTCGATGCAAGTGCAGCGCGACCTGGGTTCGGACATCGTCATGATCTTCGATGAATGCACTCCGTACCCGGCTGACGAAGATGTGGCGCGGATCTCGATGGAGCTGTCCTTGCGCTGGGCCCAGCGTTCCAAGAACGCCCATGGTGACAATACTGCGGCTCTGTTCGGTATCGTCCAGGGCGGCATGCACCAGGACCTGCGCATGCGTTCCCTGGAGGGCCTGGACAAGATCGGCTTCGATGGCCTGGCTATCGGTGGCCTGTCGGTGGGTGAACCCAAGCATGAAATGATCAAAGTTCTGGACTACCTGCCAGGTCAGATGCCAGCCGACAAACCTCGTTACCTTATGGGGGTTGGCAAGCCGGAAGATCTGGTTGAGGGTGTGCGCCGCGGTGTGGACATGTTCGATTGCGTGATGCCAACCCGTAATGCCCGCAATGGGCATCTGTTCATCGACACCGGCGTGCTGAAGATCCGTAACGCGTTCCATCGCCATGATGATTCGCCGCTGGATCCAACTTGTGATTGCTATACCTGCCAGAACTTCTCCCGTGCCTACCTGCACCACTTGGACAAGTGCGGAGAAATGCTGGGAAGTATGCTCAATACCATCCATAACTTGCGCCATTACCAGTGCCTTATGGCTGGTTTGCGCGAGGCTATTCAACAAGGTACATTGGCCGCCTTTGTCGATTCCTTCTATGCCAAGCGCGGATTGCCCGTGCCGCCTTTGGATTGA
- the yajC gene encoding preprotein translocase subunit YajC yields MSFLIPAAYADAAAPAAAGPAGTGFEWIFLIGFLAIFYLMIWRPQAKRAKEQKNLLGSLQKGDEVVTTGGIAGKINKVTDDFVVLEVSDSVELKFQKGAIAATLPKGTLKAI; encoded by the coding sequence ATGAGCTTTTTGATCCCTGCCGCTTATGCGGATGCCGCTGCACCTGCCGCTGCCGGTCCTGCTGGCACTGGTTTCGAGTGGATTTTCCTGATTGGCTTCCTGGCCATCTTCTACCTGATGATCTGGCGTCCACAGGCCAAGCGCGCCAAAGAGCAGAAGAACCTGCTGGGTAGCCTGCAGAAAGGCGACGAAGTTGTGACCACTGGCGGTATCGCCGGCAAGATCAACAAAGTGACCGACGACTTCGTGGTTCTGGAAGTGTCGGACTCGGTTGAACTGAAGTTCCAGAAGGGCGCGATCGCTGCCACGCTGCCAAAAGGCACGCTGAAAGCGATCTAA